A region of Chitinophaga horti DNA encodes the following proteins:
- a CDS encoding GNAT family N-acetyltransferase — MCQNITIREARREDCPALLELVRELAVYEKAPDEVTVTPEHFENAGFGPHPVWKAFVAEDKGRVIGFALYYIRFSTWKGSRMYLEDLLVTESYRGRGIGKQLFDQLIVEGKEKKFSGMVWQVLEWNEPGINFYNKYNAKFDKGWWNASIEF, encoded by the coding sequence ATGTGCCAAAATATTACGATAAGAGAAGCCCGCCGCGAAGACTGCCCCGCCCTGCTGGAGCTGGTGCGCGAACTGGCGGTATATGAAAAAGCCCCTGACGAAGTAACGGTTACGCCCGAACATTTTGAGAACGCCGGCTTTGGCCCCCACCCGGTTTGGAAGGCATTTGTGGCAGAAGATAAGGGCCGCGTAATTGGATTTGCCCTGTATTACATTCGCTTCTCCACCTGGAAAGGCAGCCGCATGTACCTCGAAGATCTGCTGGTGACTGAAAGTTACCGCGGCCGCGGTATTGGCAAACAACTGTTCGACCAGCTGATCGTAGAAGGAAAGGAGAAAAAGTTTAGCGGCATGGTGTGGCAGGTGCTGGAATGGAACGAGCCGGGTATCAACTTTTACAATAAGTATAATGCGAAGTTTGATAAAGGCTGGTGGAATGCGAGCATCGAATTTTAG
- a CDS encoding DinB family protein — MKELLRQAAAYNLWANERIIRTLTDLPDATLDMPLTSSFPSLRLTAYHMWSAESVWLQRFQMAEMAVRPEHDGAFKEYAEKHLKVSRDVLSFVEDAKQVRLEHTMEYYNLRKERNKVLVWQALYQLFNHNTYHRGQLVTMLRAAGVAKIPNTDYIVFPGIK; from the coding sequence ATGAAGGAATTACTCCGGCAGGCCGCGGCATATAATCTTTGGGCCAACGAAAGGATTATTCGCACCCTCACCGACCTGCCTGACGCTACATTAGATATGCCCCTGACGAGCAGTTTCCCGTCGCTTCGATTAACCGCCTACCATATGTGGAGCGCAGAATCTGTATGGCTGCAACGTTTCCAGATGGCAGAAATGGCCGTGCGGCCGGAGCATGATGGTGCTTTTAAGGAGTATGCAGAAAAACACCTGAAAGTATCGCGGGATGTGTTGTCGTTTGTCGAAGACGCAAAGCAGGTGCGGTTGGAGCATACGATGGAATATTATAACCTCAGGAAAGAACGAAACAAAGTACTGGTATGGCAGGCATTATACCAGTTGTTCAACCACAATACCTATCACCGCGGCCAGCTCGTTACCATGTTGCGGGCGGCGGGAGTTGCTAAAATCCCTAATACCGATTATATTGTGTTTCCGGGTATAAAGTGA
- a CDS encoding NUDIX hydrolase, producing the protein MSLTAFYPGATRHLVAVDCIIFGFDKGQLKLLIVKRSPAPYHGAWSLMGGFVDDGESLDAAAARVLKVNTGLDSIYMDQLHCYGDVDRDTGGRVISVAYYALIRISEHLPQLSPDYDAHWLTLQEIPDLIFDHGKMITDALMRLRDKAHFHPIGFELLPEKFSLPQLRNLYEEIYQRPLDKRNFRKKILSMDVLEKLDEKDKSTSKKGANLYRFDKKKYKELTERGMVFEI; encoded by the coding sequence ATGAGTCTTACTGCCTTTTATCCCGGAGCAACCCGGCATCTTGTAGCTGTTGATTGTATCATCTTCGGGTTTGACAAGGGACAACTGAAATTATTGATCGTAAAACGTTCCCCTGCACCTTACCACGGCGCATGGTCGCTCATGGGCGGTTTTGTGGATGATGGCGAAAGCCTGGACGCAGCCGCTGCCAGGGTGTTAAAAGTAAACACTGGTCTCGACAGCATCTACATGGACCAGCTGCATTGTTACGGCGATGTGGACCGCGATACAGGCGGCCGCGTAATTTCCGTGGCCTATTACGCCCTTATCCGCATCAGCGAACACCTGCCACAACTATCGCCCGATTACGATGCACACTGGCTTACCCTCCAGGAAATTCCTGACCTGATATTCGATCATGGAAAAATGATTACCGATGCGCTGATGCGATTGAGAGATAAAGCCCATTTCCATCCCATAGGCTTTGAACTGCTGCCTGAAAAATTCAGCCTGCCGCAACTCAGAAATCTTTACGAAGAAATTTACCAGCGCCCCCTCGACAAACGTAACTTCCGCAAAAAAATCCTGTCGATGGATGTTTTGGAAAAGCTCGACGAGAAAGACAAAAGCACTTCTAAAAAAGGCGCAAACCTCTATCGGTTCGATAAAAAGAAATACAAGGAACTGACCGAACGCGGGATGGTGTTCGAAATTTAA
- a CDS encoding S41 family peptidase, with the protein MKALKIGLCFFLLVAANACKKGGDSKPDGGGGGAPATGTRTQLTLDSIYLYAKEVYLWYEALPSYAEFDPRKYVNESSELANLSRELYGITQLAVNPQTNRSYEYNEYAPAYSKYSYVTNRDGSTNGRMATVSLEERGEDFGFELAAILQNDIRVLYVNPASPAFLAGVVRGDRITAINNTNVTSSSPLLTSAFNGNTMVLTVQKADGSSKTYNLTKAVYTSSPVLKSAVLTGNVGYLALARFSRLSKARAGLDAAFASFAQKGVKKLIIDLRYNGGGYVNTADYLLNLIAPRTLNNKTTYIEYYNDLLRSDKAPILKYQPLYNEDGSLRKLDNGQVATYANVSFSVADNTMKFEKEGPLDGVTHVSFIVSRNTASASELTINALKPYLTVKTVGSKTYGKPVGFFAINIDKYAVYMSSFLIRNSVGFSDYFDGMTPDVPAQDDPRYDFGDPAEDGVKQALAVTTNGRLAPAAPVETRFSPQVSKVENGMIQTFERSKLKD; encoded by the coding sequence ATGAAGGCTCTTAAGATAGGTTTGTGTTTCTTCCTGCTGGTGGCAGCCAATGCCTGTAAGAAGGGCGGCGACAGCAAGCCTGACGGCGGCGGAGGGGGCGCACCTGCAACCGGTACCCGCACCCAGTTAACGCTGGATTCTATCTATCTCTATGCCAAGGAAGTATATCTATGGTATGAGGCTCTTCCGTCTTACGCCGAGTTCGATCCCCGCAAATATGTAAACGAGAGCAGTGAACTGGCCAACCTGAGCCGCGAATTGTACGGCATTACACAACTGGCTGTAAATCCGCAGACTAACCGGTCTTACGAGTACAATGAATACGCCCCTGCCTATTCAAAATATTCTTACGTAACAAACCGCGACGGTAGCACCAACGGCCGCATGGCTACGGTAAGCCTGGAAGAAAGAGGAGAGGACTTCGGTTTTGAGCTGGCTGCTATCTTACAGAATGACATACGTGTACTCTACGTAAACCCCGCTTCACCTGCGTTTCTTGCCGGAGTGGTACGTGGTGACAGGATTACTGCTATTAACAATACCAACGTAACTTCTTCCAGCCCGCTGCTCACCAGTGCTTTTAACGGCAACACGATGGTGCTCACCGTACAGAAGGCGGATGGCAGCTCCAAGACTTACAATTTGACAAAAGCGGTGTATACCAGCAGCCCTGTGCTGAAGTCAGCAGTGCTGACCGGCAACGTAGGTTACCTGGCCCTGGCACGCTTCTCGCGCCTTAGTAAAGCACGCGCCGGTCTGGACGCGGCGTTTGCGAGCTTTGCACAAAAGGGTGTTAAGAAACTCATCATCGACTTACGTTATAACGGCGGCGGCTACGTAAACACCGCCGATTACCTGCTGAATCTTATTGCACCAAGGACGCTCAACAATAAAACGACTTACATAGAGTACTACAACGACCTGCTCCGCTCCGACAAAGCGCCAATCCTCAAGTACCAGCCGTTGTACAACGAAGACGGTAGCCTCAGGAAGCTGGATAACGGCCAGGTTGCTACCTACGCCAACGTATCGTTCTCCGTAGCCGATAATACGATGAAGTTTGAAAAGGAAGGGCCGCTGGATGGCGTTACACACGTGTCGTTCATCGTTTCCCGCAACACGGCGTCTGCCAGCGAACTTACGATCAACGCTCTAAAACCTTACCTCACGGTTAAAACGGTAGGTTCCAAAACTTACGGCAAACCGGTTGGCTTCTTCGCGATCAACATCGACAAGTATGCCGTTTATATGTCCAGTTTCCTGATCCGCAACTCGGTAGGCTTCTCCGATTACTTTGATGGCATGACGCCGGATGTACCCGCACAGGACGATCCGCGGTATGACTTTGGCGACCCGGCAGAAGATGGGGTGAAACAAGCGCTGGCCGTAACTACTAACGGTCGCTTGGCGCCCGCCGCACCGGTGGAAACGCGTTTTAGTCCACAAGTCAGTAAAGTGGAGAACGGGATGATCCAAACTTTTGAACGAAGTAAATTAAAAGACTAA
- a CDS encoding beta-ketoacyl-ACP synthase III — protein sequence MSKITAAITAVGGYVPDYVLTNQELEKMVDTTDEWIMTRTGIKERHILKGEGKGTSDLCVPVAMEICKKRGITPLDIDLLIVATVTPDMVFPSTANVVTDKIGAKNAFGFDISAACSGFLYALETGSKFIESGRYKRVMVIGADKMSSIIDYTDRTTCIIFGDGAGGVLLEPNEEGLGVIDSILRSDGHGREYLHMKAGGSVKPATADTVAAREHFVYQEGKMVFKYAVSNMAGAASDIMQRNQLTGEDVAWLVPHQANMRIISATAAYLNVPEDKVMINIHRYGNTTAGTIPLCLWDWEKQLKKGDNLVLAAFGGGFTWGASYIKWAYDSK from the coding sequence ATGAGTAAAATTACAGCCGCCATTACAGCGGTGGGTGGATATGTTCCGGACTACGTACTGACGAACCAGGAACTCGAAAAAATGGTTGATACGACTGACGAGTGGATCATGACGAGGACGGGCATTAAGGAGCGGCATATACTGAAAGGGGAAGGAAAAGGTACATCTGACCTTTGCGTTCCGGTAGCGATGGAGATTTGTAAGAAGAGAGGTATAACGCCCCTGGACATCGACCTGCTGATTGTAGCGACTGTAACGCCAGACATGGTGTTTCCCAGCACAGCCAACGTGGTAACCGACAAGATCGGTGCTAAAAATGCTTTCGGGTTCGACATCAGCGCAGCCTGTTCCGGCTTCCTCTACGCACTGGAAACAGGTTCTAAGTTTATCGAGAGCGGCCGTTATAAAAGAGTAATGGTAATTGGCGCCGATAAAATGAGCTCCATTATCGATTATACAGACCGTACTACCTGCATCATATTTGGCGATGGCGCCGGCGGCGTACTGCTGGAGCCTAACGAAGAAGGCCTGGGCGTTATCGACAGCATCCTGCGCAGCGACGGCCACGGCCGCGAGTACCTGCACATGAAAGCCGGCGGTTCTGTTAAACCTGCTACCGCCGATACCGTAGCGGCGCGCGAGCACTTCGTGTACCAGGAAGGTAAAATGGTATTTAAATATGCCGTATCGAACATGGCGGGCGCTGCCTCCGACATTATGCAACGCAACCAGCTGACAGGCGAAGACGTGGCATGGCTGGTACCTCACCAGGCGAACATGCGCATCATTTCCGCTACTGCCGCTTACCTCAACGTGCCGGAAGATAAGGTGATGATCAACATTCACCGTTACGGCAACACCACCGCCGGTACGATTCCTTTGTGCCTGTGGGATTGGGAGAAACAACTAAAGAAGGGCGACAACCTGGTACTGGCTGCATTTGGCGGCGGTTTCACCTGGGGTGCCAGCTACATTAAATGGGCTTACGATTCCAAATAA
- the ruvA gene encoding Holliday junction branch migration protein RuvA, producing MIAYLYGKLTYKSPALVHLDVQGVGYEVLISLNTYSHIQQLESCKLLTHLNIKEDAHTLYGFFDAAERDIFLQLISVSGIGPNTARMMLSSLQPDDVRRAILMDNEKMLEGVKGIGAKTAKRVILELKDKMKKHKTEDILNISVTPDNTIPEDALNALVTLGIARNMAEQAIRKVLKQEPQLNDLEALIKKSLKSL from the coding sequence ATGATCGCTTACCTTTACGGAAAACTCACCTATAAATCCCCTGCGCTCGTGCATCTCGACGTACAGGGTGTGGGTTACGAAGTCCTTATCAGTTTAAATACATATTCACACATTCAACAACTGGAAAGTTGTAAATTGCTTACCCATCTCAACATCAAGGAAGACGCACACACGCTGTACGGCTTCTTCGATGCAGCGGAACGCGATATTTTTCTCCAATTGATCAGCGTTTCGGGAATTGGCCCCAATACGGCCCGCATGATGTTATCGTCCCTGCAACCGGACGATGTGCGCCGCGCCATCCTGATGGATAATGAAAAAATGCTGGAAGGGGTTAAAGGAATCGGTGCTAAAACCGCCAAACGGGTGATCCTTGAATTGAAGGATAAGATGAAGAAACACAAGACAGAAGATATATTAAATATATCTGTAACGCCGGACAATACAATCCCTGAAGACGCGTTAAATGCCTTGGTCACGTTGGGGATAGCCCGAAATATGGCCGAGCAGGCGATCCGTAAAGTGTTGAAGCAAGAGCCGCAATTGAATGATCTGGAAGCACTTATCAAGAAATCCCTGAAAAGTTTATAA